A single region of the Corticium candelabrum chromosome 15, ooCorCand1.1, whole genome shotgun sequence genome encodes:
- the LOC134191335 gene encoding A disintegrin and metalloproteinase with thrombospondin motifs 16-like isoform X3, producing MFVCLSLLFALHFPAVVKLEGSNRSSAFPSSNDVPLVWSLWSTWSGWTACSRHCGGGVSKRMRVCLHDDFDDIWNNKPSNGKTDVDVVCPGDARKYKSCNTQPCNKGEADFRELQCSLFNVLQFHGKHYDWIPCTSHYDYASAKKINPCALNCYPDGHDRYITFSDSVVDGTPCLLDNGKSGVCADGTCLATGCNKLIGSTLEYDKCGVCGGNGNSCFTTTAKYKNTISTRDYYPIFLIPEGARNIQVLQTRQTKSHLTVFNPITFEAYINGNWTIDPPGLYNIAGTIFDYSRDVPLHTLKQYGLESLHALGPTTCPLIILILTKRRGHQFHRFNISYTRPNEDYGAKDPSLQSVYYPHQRYWRSRTNPLPTMKQAKFKENFMGFDDVKLPIELPINHSIALPQWVKGPVSSCSKSCGGGIKTITFQCRQGIHLLHNSACNSTVKPHNRTKHCNTMDCPPSWEYGSWSSCSRTCGNGVKTRTAKCRQTASTVATQTISSEWCRPRVHKLASNCCLCAGDGMQKLPSKCCSPSQPITKENCYVQRCWGKWKVNEWQPCSNVCENAFQYRDIDCLSNKTGQQLPSSDCNPETQPASKRLCKPSPACVTYWYTGAWGPCSVKCGKGVHTRKISCYGQVNSSGSITHHALPSKMCDSRSKSKLATKNCTKHACSPDWVTGSWSQVITSNTVVDKSICRARVFRMFVF from the exons atgtttgtctgtctatcactTCTATTCGCTTTGCATTTTCCAGCAGTAGTGAAGCTGGAGGGCAGCAACAGGTCGTCAGCTTTCCCATCATCG AACGACGTGCCGCTCGTCTGGAGTTTGTGGTCGACATGGTCGGGGTGGACGGCCTGTTCACGCCATTGCGGAGGCGGTGTGTCAAAGAGGATGAGGGTTTGTTTGCACGACGACTTCGACGACATTTGGAACAA CAAACCGAGTAATGGGAAGACTGACGTCGACGTTGTGTGTCCTGGAGATGCGAGGAAGTACAAATCGTGCAACACTCAG CCATGCAACAAAGGAGAAGCAGATTTCAGAGAGTTGCAGTGTTCGCTGTTCAATGTGCTTCAATTTCACGGCAAGCACTACGACTGGATCCCCTGCACCAGTCATTATGACTATGCCAGTGCCAAAA AAATCAACCCGTGTGCTCTCAACTGCTATCCTGATGGACATGACCGGTACATCACCTTCAGTGACAGTGTCGTAGATGGAACACCGTGTTTATTAGACAATGGCAAATCCGGAGTCTGTGCCGATGGCACATGTTTG GCGACTGGTTGCAAcaagctgattggctcaacctTAGAGTACGACAAGTGTGGAGTCTGTGGAGGAAATGGCAACTCTTGCTTCACTACTACCGCAAAATATAAAAACACTATATCAACAAGAG ACTACTACCCCATATTTCTTATTCCAGAAGGAGCAAGAAACATTCAAGTGCTGCAGACGAGACAAACCAAAAGCCATCTGA CTGTGTTTAATCCAATCACATTTGAGGCTTACATCAATGGAAACTGGACGATAGATCCACCGGGTTTGTACAACATAGCAGGGACAATCTTCGATTACAGTAGAGATGTCCCATTACACACTCTGAAGCAATATGGCTTAGAGTCACTCCATGCGCTTGGCCCAACCACGTGTCCATTGATAATCCTA ATCTTAACTAAGAGGCGAGGACATCAATTTCACAGATTCAATATCTCATACACCAGACCAAATGAAGACTATGGAGCCAAAGACCCATCATTACAATCTGTGTATTATCCTCATCAGAGGTACTGGAGGTCACGCACCAATCCTCTACCAACGatgaaacaagcaaaattCAAAGAG AACTTTATGGGATTTGATGACGTGAAGTTACCCATCGAATTGCCTATCAACCACTCGATAGCCCTACCTCAATGGGTAAAAGGTCCGGTTAGCAGCTGCTCTAAATCTTGTGGTGGAG GTATTAAAACGATCACATTCCAGTGCCGGCAAGGTATCCATCTCTTACACAATTCAGCGTGCAACTCAACTGTTAAACCACACAATCGAACTAAACATTGCAATACAATGGACTGCCCACCAAG TTGGGAATATGGTTCATGGAGCAGCTGTAGTCGAACTTGTGGCAATGGGGTGAAAACAAGAACAGCTAAATGTCGGCAAACAGCCTCAACTGTTGCCACACAAACCATATCATCTGAATGGTGTCGCCCTCGTGTGCACAAATTGGCATCAAACTGCTGTCTGTGTGCGGGCGATGGCATGCAAAAGCTGCCATCCAAATGCTGCTCACCAAGTCAACCAATCACAAAAGAGAATTGCTACGTGCAAAGGTGTTGGGGAAAATGGAAAGTCAACGAATGGCAGCCA TGTAGCAATGTATGCGAGAACGCATTTCAGTATCGTGACATCGACTGTCTTTCAAACAAGACAGGACAGCAATTGCCCTCGTCAGATTGCAACCCCGAAACACAACCGGCTAGCAAGCGGCTATGCAAACCGTCACCTGCATGTGTGACATACTGGTATACAGGAGCGTGGGGACCATGTTCGGTGAAATGTGGCAAAGGAGTTCACACCAGAAAGATAAGTTGTTATGGCCAAGTTAATTCATCAGGCAGTATAACCCATCACGCCTTACCCAGCAAAATGTGTGATTCTCGATCAAAATCCAAACTAGCGACAAAAAACTGCACAAAACATGCTTGTAGTCCCGACTGGGTGACCGGCAGTTGGTCGCAGGTAATCACCTCaaatacagtagtggacaaaagtatttgccgggcAAGGgttttcaggatgtttgtgttttaa
- the LOC134191076 gene encoding small ribosomal subunit protein uS2m-like encodes MKVTMFVVRSVRRLKSLQRFEQSVLPIRPITWSSVQSMESNISVESDNNCLNNDDYFGVSDLFTKQQLMENLVHMGHKTGTWNPLMKPYILGERLGVHIINLDETKRHLVLSLNVLAHIVYRRGSVLFIHSRPEFDFLTQRTARECGEMFVSSKWVPGSLTNRSKVLDSAWLPDVAVFLSTKCDKTAIKEVAMCNIPSIAVVDTDCNPQIIMYPIPGNDDSPAAVSFFCHIFKTTILLAKEKRRLNCTERVEDDRQEELNA; translated from the exons ATGAAAGTAACCATGTTTGTCGTGCGGTCTGTTAGGCGATTAAAATCGCTTCAACGTTTCGAACAAA GTGTGTTACCAATCCGTCCTATCACTTGGTCATCCGTACAGTCGATGGAAAGTAACATTTCTGTTGAAAGCGATAATAATTGCTTGAACAACGACGACTATTTTGGAGTATCAGATCTATTCACTAAACAACAGTTGATGGAAAACTTGGTTCACATGGGTCACAAGACCGGAACGTGGAATCCGTTAATGAAGCCGTACATTCTCGGAGAACGTTTGGGAGTCCACATCATCAACTTGGATGAAACGAAGAGGCACCTCGTTCTTTCTCTAAACGTCTTGGCTCATATTGTCTATCGAAGAGGCTCCGTGTTGTTCATACATTCGAGACCAGAATTCGACTTTCTCACTCAACGAACTGCGAGAGAATGTGGTGAGATGTTTGTCTCATCTAAATGGGTTCCCGGTTCGCTTACAAACAGGAGTAAAGTGTTGGACTCGGCGTGGTTACCTGACGTGGCCGTATTTCTCAGCACAAAGTGTGATAAGACGGCAATAAAGGAAGTTGCCATGTGCAATATCCCGagtattgctgttgttgataCCGACTGTAACCCGCAGATTATCATGTATCCCATCCCTGGAAATGATGATTCGCCTGCAGCAGTTAGTTTCTTTTGTCATATTTTTAAGACGACGATTCTGTTAGCAAAAGAGAAGCGGAGACTTAATTGTACTGAACGAGTTGAAGACGATAGACAGGAAGAACTAAATGCTTGA
- the LOC134191220 gene encoding microprocessor complex subunit DGCR8-like isoform X1, which yields MSCEVSQDKSETQQAGEPRAKRSRLETVAQYRIKTDLGVDTVRAPLPDGWVEIPHHSGMTVYFHKMTRVCSCSRPYYASQQSSVRSCLIPLSAIPCLERKQMLKRSDQQTDESCSTGKSTTLENEELREYLRKLWQFDVREISRKRRLEECIKPAVSKRDAADVSLTHESRESTVTEKITKLPIVKTAGRPPQAILHDYCERVLKSACEWTFKEGEGSFVAEVFVGASEERKRYGQGAGRRKTEAKKRAAEEALSVLMPEFKSNYNQVDKIKECKGLKVDDVRVVEMSSAAGVDTSYMLLCEFVRRHKLIMDMKIEFNVTECKGGVKYEMVCGQHRVEGMSSNKQMAKNVAAQDILRLFHPLLSSWEDLLKLYSKDNEMNQISRHDEEVKHLAKTETTQLNQKLLDKLKEEMKKLARNRSSDAELKYESNSDTA from the exons ATGAGTTGTGAAGTAAGCCAGGATAAATCAGAAACACAGCAGGCAGGGGAGCCGAGAGCTAAGAGAAGCCGTCTTGAAACTGTAGCGCAATACCGTATAAAAACCG ATTTGGGTGTGGATACAGTGAGAGCACCCCTCCCTGATGGTTGGGTTGAGATTCCGCACCACAGTGGAATGACTGTGTACTTCCACAAAATGACAAGAGTATGCAGCTGCTCTCGACCGTATTACGCATCGCAGCAGTCAAGCGTTCGG AGCTGTCTGATTCCACTGTCTGCCATACCCTGTCTGGAACGGAAGCAAATGCTGAAACGAAGTGATCAGCAAACTGATGAAAGTTGTTCAACAGGAAAAAGTACAACACTAG AAAACGAGGAGCTTAGAGAGTATTTAAGAAAATTGTGGCAATTTGATGTTAGAGAAATTTCTCGCAA GAGACGTTTGGAGGAATGTATAAAGCCAGCGGTGAGTAAGCGAGATGCAGCAGACGTATCACTAACACATGAAAGTCGAGAATCAACTGTGACAGAAAAGATCACTAAGCTTC CAATAGTTAAGACTGCAGGACGACCACCCCAAGCGATTTTGCACGACTACTGTGAGAGAGTTTTGAAGTCTGCTTGCGAATGGACTTTCAAGgaag GTGAAGGATCATTCGTAGCGGAGGTCTTTGTTGGTGCCAGTGAAGAGAGGAAGAGATATGGACAAGGAGCAGGAAGAAGAAAGACGGAAGCAAAGAAGAGGGCAG CGGAGGAAGCTCTTTCAGTCCTCATGCCTGAGTTCAAGTCAAACTACAATCAGGTGGATAAGATAAAG GAGTGCAAGGGGTTGAAAGTCGATGATGTCCGCGTTGTTGAAATGAGCAGTGCTGCTGGTGTGGATACTTCTTACATGTTGCTGTGCGAGTTCGTTCGTCG acacaaacttattatggACATGAAAATTGAGTTTAATGTGACCGAGTGTAAGGGTGGCGTAAAATATGAAATGGTGTGCGGTCAGCACAGGGTCGAG GGAATGtcatcaaacaagcaaatggCAAAGAATGTTGCTGCACAAGATATATtaagg CTATTTCATCCTCTGTTATCCAGCTGGGAGGATCTTCTCAAACTATATAGTAAAGACAACGAAATG AATCAGATCAGTCGACACGACGAAGAAGTTAAACATCTTGCGAAAACAGAGACAACTCAACTAAATCAAAAATTGCTTGACAAGTTGAAAGAGGAAATGAAAAAATTGGCCAGAAATAGATCGAGT GATGCTGAATTGAAATATGAATCAAATTCAGATACTGCGTAG
- the LOC134191220 gene encoding microprocessor complex subunit DGCR8-like isoform X2, whose amino-acid sequence MSCEVSQDKSETQQAGEPRAKRSRLETVAQYRIKTDLGVDTVRAPLPDGWVEIPHHSGMTVYFHKMTRVCSCSRPYYASQQSSVRSCLIPLSAIPCLERKQMLKRSDQQTDESCSTGKSTTLENEELREYLRKLWQFDVREISRKRRLEECIKPAVSKRDAADVSLTHESRESTVTEKITKLPIVKTAGRPPQAILHDYCERVLKSACEWTFKEGEGSFVAEVFVGASEERKRYGQGAGRRKTEAKKRAAEEALSVLMPEFKSNYNQECKGLKVDDVRVVEMSSAAGVDTSYMLLCEFVRRHKLIMDMKIEFNVTECKGGVKYEMVCGQHRVEGMSSNKQMAKNVAAQDILRLFHPLLSSWEDLLKLYSKDNEMNQISRHDEEVKHLAKTETTQLNQKLLDKLKEEMKKLARNRSSDAELKYESNSDTA is encoded by the exons ATGAGTTGTGAAGTAAGCCAGGATAAATCAGAAACACAGCAGGCAGGGGAGCCGAGAGCTAAGAGAAGCCGTCTTGAAACTGTAGCGCAATACCGTATAAAAACCG ATTTGGGTGTGGATACAGTGAGAGCACCCCTCCCTGATGGTTGGGTTGAGATTCCGCACCACAGTGGAATGACTGTGTACTTCCACAAAATGACAAGAGTATGCAGCTGCTCTCGACCGTATTACGCATCGCAGCAGTCAAGCGTTCGG AGCTGTCTGATTCCACTGTCTGCCATACCCTGTCTGGAACGGAAGCAAATGCTGAAACGAAGTGATCAGCAAACTGATGAAAGTTGTTCAACAGGAAAAAGTACAACACTAG AAAACGAGGAGCTTAGAGAGTATTTAAGAAAATTGTGGCAATTTGATGTTAGAGAAATTTCTCGCAA GAGACGTTTGGAGGAATGTATAAAGCCAGCGGTGAGTAAGCGAGATGCAGCAGACGTATCACTAACACATGAAAGTCGAGAATCAACTGTGACAGAAAAGATCACTAAGCTTC CAATAGTTAAGACTGCAGGACGACCACCCCAAGCGATTTTGCACGACTACTGTGAGAGAGTTTTGAAGTCTGCTTGCGAATGGACTTTCAAGgaag GTGAAGGATCATTCGTAGCGGAGGTCTTTGTTGGTGCCAGTGAAGAGAGGAAGAGATATGGACAAGGAGCAGGAAGAAGAAAGACGGAAGCAAAGAAGAGGGCAG CGGAGGAAGCTCTTTCAGTCCTCATGCCTGAGTTCAAGTCAAACTACAATCAG GAGTGCAAGGGGTTGAAAGTCGATGATGTCCGCGTTGTTGAAATGAGCAGTGCTGCTGGTGTGGATACTTCTTACATGTTGCTGTGCGAGTTCGTTCGTCG acacaaacttattatggACATGAAAATTGAGTTTAATGTGACCGAGTGTAAGGGTGGCGTAAAATATGAAATGGTGTGCGGTCAGCACAGGGTCGAG GGAATGtcatcaaacaagcaaatggCAAAGAATGTTGCTGCACAAGATATATtaagg CTATTTCATCCTCTGTTATCCAGCTGGGAGGATCTTCTCAAACTATATAGTAAAGACAACGAAATG AATCAGATCAGTCGACACGACGAAGAAGTTAAACATCTTGCGAAAACAGAGACAACTCAACTAAATCAAAAATTGCTTGACAAGTTGAAAGAGGAAATGAAAAAATTGGCCAGAAATAGATCGAGT GATGCTGAATTGAAATATGAATCAAATTCAGATACTGCGTAG
- the LOC134191335 gene encoding A disintegrin and metalloproteinase with thrombospondin motifs 16-like isoform X2, with translation MFVCLSLLFALHFPAVVKLEGSNRSSAFPSSNDVPLVWSLWSTWSGWTACSRHCGGGVSKRMRVCLHDDFDDIWNNKPSNGKTDVDVVCPGDARKYKSCNTQPCNKGEADFRELQCSLFNVLQFHGKHYDWIPCTSHYDYASAKKINPCALNCYPDGHDRYITFSDSVVDGTPCLLDNGKSGVCADGTCLATGCNKLIGSTLEYDKCGVCGGNGNSCFTTTAKYKNTISTREGARNIQVLQTRQTKSHLTVFNPITFEAYINGNWTIDPPGLYNIAGTIFDYSRDVPLHTLKQYGLESLHALGPTTCPLIILILTKRRGHQFHRFNISYTRPNEDYGAKDPSLQSVYYPHQRYWRSRTNPLPTMKQAKFKENFMGFDDVKLPIELPINHSIALPQWVKGPVSSCSKSCGGGIKTITFQCRQGIHLLHNSACNSTVKPHNRTKHCNTMDCPPSWEYGSWSSCSRTCGNGVKTRTAKCRQTASTVATQTISSEWCRPRVHKLASNCCLCAGDGMQKLPSKCCSPSQPITKENCYVQRCWGKWKVNEWQPCSNVCENAFQYRDIDCLSNKTGQQLPSSDCNPETQPASKRLCKPSPACVTYWYTGAWGPCSVKCGKGVHTRKISCYGQVNSSGSITHHALPSKMCDSRSKSKLATKNCTKHACSPDWVTGSWSQCSKTCHTDDHDNYQQRTVECMTDGRSSPGECDLASKPYKYKHCAQSSPCSRRLDQSCVDRHPVLCFLIQHPNYWKYKFCSAKEIRRKCCKTCLLGEMRGLVGK, from the exons atgtttgtctgtctatcactTCTATTCGCTTTGCATTTTCCAGCAGTAGTGAAGCTGGAGGGCAGCAACAGGTCGTCAGCTTTCCCATCATCG AACGACGTGCCGCTCGTCTGGAGTTTGTGGTCGACATGGTCGGGGTGGACGGCCTGTTCACGCCATTGCGGAGGCGGTGTGTCAAAGAGGATGAGGGTTTGTTTGCACGACGACTTCGACGACATTTGGAACAA CAAACCGAGTAATGGGAAGACTGACGTCGACGTTGTGTGTCCTGGAGATGCGAGGAAGTACAAATCGTGCAACACTCAG CCATGCAACAAAGGAGAAGCAGATTTCAGAGAGTTGCAGTGTTCGCTGTTCAATGTGCTTCAATTTCACGGCAAGCACTACGACTGGATCCCCTGCACCAGTCATTATGACTATGCCAGTGCCAAAA AAATCAACCCGTGTGCTCTCAACTGCTATCCTGATGGACATGACCGGTACATCACCTTCAGTGACAGTGTCGTAGATGGAACACCGTGTTTATTAGACAATGGCAAATCCGGAGTCTGTGCCGATGGCACATGTTTG GCGACTGGTTGCAAcaagctgattggctcaacctTAGAGTACGACAAGTGTGGAGTCTGTGGAGGAAATGGCAACTCTTGCTTCACTACTACCGCAAAATATAAAAACACTATATCAACAAGAG AAGGAGCAAGAAACATTCAAGTGCTGCAGACGAGACAAACCAAAAGCCATCTGA CTGTGTTTAATCCAATCACATTTGAGGCTTACATCAATGGAAACTGGACGATAGATCCACCGGGTTTGTACAACATAGCAGGGACAATCTTCGATTACAGTAGAGATGTCCCATTACACACTCTGAAGCAATATGGCTTAGAGTCACTCCATGCGCTTGGCCCAACCACGTGTCCATTGATAATCCTA ATCTTAACTAAGAGGCGAGGACATCAATTTCACAGATTCAATATCTCATACACCAGACCAAATGAAGACTATGGAGCCAAAGACCCATCATTACAATCTGTGTATTATCCTCATCAGAGGTACTGGAGGTCACGCACCAATCCTCTACCAACGatgaaacaagcaaaattCAAAGAG AACTTTATGGGATTTGATGACGTGAAGTTACCCATCGAATTGCCTATCAACCACTCGATAGCCCTACCTCAATGGGTAAAAGGTCCGGTTAGCAGCTGCTCTAAATCTTGTGGTGGAG GTATTAAAACGATCACATTCCAGTGCCGGCAAGGTATCCATCTCTTACACAATTCAGCGTGCAACTCAACTGTTAAACCACACAATCGAACTAAACATTGCAATACAATGGACTGCCCACCAAG TTGGGAATATGGTTCATGGAGCAGCTGTAGTCGAACTTGTGGCAATGGGGTGAAAACAAGAACAGCTAAATGTCGGCAAACAGCCTCAACTGTTGCCACACAAACCATATCATCTGAATGGTGTCGCCCTCGTGTGCACAAATTGGCATCAAACTGCTGTCTGTGTGCGGGCGATGGCATGCAAAAGCTGCCATCCAAATGCTGCTCACCAAGTCAACCAATCACAAAAGAGAATTGCTACGTGCAAAGGTGTTGGGGAAAATGGAAAGTCAACGAATGGCAGCCA TGTAGCAATGTATGCGAGAACGCATTTCAGTATCGTGACATCGACTGTCTTTCAAACAAGACAGGACAGCAATTGCCCTCGTCAGATTGCAACCCCGAAACACAACCGGCTAGCAAGCGGCTATGCAAACCGTCACCTGCATGTGTGACATACTGGTATACAGGAGCGTGGGGACCATGTTCGGTGAAATGTGGCAAAGGAGTTCACACCAGAAAGATAAGTTGTTATGGCCAAGTTAATTCATCAGGCAGTATAACCCATCACGCCTTACCCAGCAAAATGTGTGATTCTCGATCAAAATCCAAACTAGCGACAAAAAACTGCACAAAACATGCTTGTAGTCCCGACTGGGTGACCGGCAGTTGGTCGCAG TGCTCAAAGACCTGCCACACAGATGATCACGATAATTACCAACAGAGGACAGTCGAGTGTATGACTGACGGTAGATCTTCTCCTGGTGAATGCGATTTAGCATCAAAGCCGTACAAATACAAGCATTGCGCTCAGTCTTCGCCTTGCTCGA GACGTCTAGATCAATCCTGTGTGGACAGACATCCTGTCTTGTGTTTTCTCATACAGCATCCCAACTACTGGAAATACAAGTTTTGTTCAGCAAAAGAAATTAGACGAAAGTGTTGCAAAACTTGTTTGTTAGGGGAGATGAGAGGGTTAGTGGGTAAGTAG
- the LOC134191335 gene encoding A disintegrin and metalloproteinase with thrombospondin motifs 18-like isoform X1, with product MFVCLSLLFALHFPAVVKLEGSNRSSAFPSSNDVPLVWSLWSTWSGWTACSRHCGGGVSKRMRVCLHDDFDDIWNNKPSNGKTDVDVVCPGDARKYKSCNTQPCNKGEADFRELQCSLFNVLQFHGKHYDWIPCTSHYDYASAKKINPCALNCYPDGHDRYITFSDSVVDGTPCLLDNGKSGVCADGTCLATGCNKLIGSTLEYDKCGVCGGNGNSCFTTTAKYKNTISTRDYYPIFLIPEGARNIQVLQTRQTKSHLTVFNPITFEAYINGNWTIDPPGLYNIAGTIFDYSRDVPLHTLKQYGLESLHALGPTTCPLIILILTKRRGHQFHRFNISYTRPNEDYGAKDPSLQSVYYPHQRYWRSRTNPLPTMKQAKFKENFMGFDDVKLPIELPINHSIALPQWVKGPVSSCSKSCGGGIKTITFQCRQGIHLLHNSACNSTVKPHNRTKHCNTMDCPPSWEYGSWSSCSRTCGNGVKTRTAKCRQTASTVATQTISSEWCRPRVHKLASNCCLCAGDGMQKLPSKCCSPSQPITKENCYVQRCWGKWKVNEWQPCSNVCENAFQYRDIDCLSNKTGQQLPSSDCNPETQPASKRLCKPSPACVTYWYTGAWGPCSVKCGKGVHTRKISCYGQVNSSGSITHHALPSKMCDSRSKSKLATKNCTKHACSPDWVTGSWSQCSKTCHTDDHDNYQQRTVECMTDGRSSPGECDLASKPYKYKHCAQSSPCSRRLDQSCVDRHPVLCFLIQHPNYWKYKFCSAKEIRRKCCKTCLLGEMRGLVGK from the exons atgtttgtctgtctatcactTCTATTCGCTTTGCATTTTCCAGCAGTAGTGAAGCTGGAGGGCAGCAACAGGTCGTCAGCTTTCCCATCATCG AACGACGTGCCGCTCGTCTGGAGTTTGTGGTCGACATGGTCGGGGTGGACGGCCTGTTCACGCCATTGCGGAGGCGGTGTGTCAAAGAGGATGAGGGTTTGTTTGCACGACGACTTCGACGACATTTGGAACAA CAAACCGAGTAATGGGAAGACTGACGTCGACGTTGTGTGTCCTGGAGATGCGAGGAAGTACAAATCGTGCAACACTCAG CCATGCAACAAAGGAGAAGCAGATTTCAGAGAGTTGCAGTGTTCGCTGTTCAATGTGCTTCAATTTCACGGCAAGCACTACGACTGGATCCCCTGCACCAGTCATTATGACTATGCCAGTGCCAAAA AAATCAACCCGTGTGCTCTCAACTGCTATCCTGATGGACATGACCGGTACATCACCTTCAGTGACAGTGTCGTAGATGGAACACCGTGTTTATTAGACAATGGCAAATCCGGAGTCTGTGCCGATGGCACATGTTTG GCGACTGGTTGCAAcaagctgattggctcaacctTAGAGTACGACAAGTGTGGAGTCTGTGGAGGAAATGGCAACTCTTGCTTCACTACTACCGCAAAATATAAAAACACTATATCAACAAGAG ACTACTACCCCATATTTCTTATTCCAGAAGGAGCAAGAAACATTCAAGTGCTGCAGACGAGACAAACCAAAAGCCATCTGA CTGTGTTTAATCCAATCACATTTGAGGCTTACATCAATGGAAACTGGACGATAGATCCACCGGGTTTGTACAACATAGCAGGGACAATCTTCGATTACAGTAGAGATGTCCCATTACACACTCTGAAGCAATATGGCTTAGAGTCACTCCATGCGCTTGGCCCAACCACGTGTCCATTGATAATCCTA ATCTTAACTAAGAGGCGAGGACATCAATTTCACAGATTCAATATCTCATACACCAGACCAAATGAAGACTATGGAGCCAAAGACCCATCATTACAATCTGTGTATTATCCTCATCAGAGGTACTGGAGGTCACGCACCAATCCTCTACCAACGatgaaacaagcaaaattCAAAGAG AACTTTATGGGATTTGATGACGTGAAGTTACCCATCGAATTGCCTATCAACCACTCGATAGCCCTACCTCAATGGGTAAAAGGTCCGGTTAGCAGCTGCTCTAAATCTTGTGGTGGAG GTATTAAAACGATCACATTCCAGTGCCGGCAAGGTATCCATCTCTTACACAATTCAGCGTGCAACTCAACTGTTAAACCACACAATCGAACTAAACATTGCAATACAATGGACTGCCCACCAAG TTGGGAATATGGTTCATGGAGCAGCTGTAGTCGAACTTGTGGCAATGGGGTGAAAACAAGAACAGCTAAATGTCGGCAAACAGCCTCAACTGTTGCCACACAAACCATATCATCTGAATGGTGTCGCCCTCGTGTGCACAAATTGGCATCAAACTGCTGTCTGTGTGCGGGCGATGGCATGCAAAAGCTGCCATCCAAATGCTGCTCACCAAGTCAACCAATCACAAAAGAGAATTGCTACGTGCAAAGGTGTTGGGGAAAATGGAAAGTCAACGAATGGCAGCCA TGTAGCAATGTATGCGAGAACGCATTTCAGTATCGTGACATCGACTGTCTTTCAAACAAGACAGGACAGCAATTGCCCTCGTCAGATTGCAACCCCGAAACACAACCGGCTAGCAAGCGGCTATGCAAACCGTCACCTGCATGTGTGACATACTGGTATACAGGAGCGTGGGGACCATGTTCGGTGAAATGTGGCAAAGGAGTTCACACCAGAAAGATAAGTTGTTATGGCCAAGTTAATTCATCAGGCAGTATAACCCATCACGCCTTACCCAGCAAAATGTGTGATTCTCGATCAAAATCCAAACTAGCGACAAAAAACTGCACAAAACATGCTTGTAGTCCCGACTGGGTGACCGGCAGTTGGTCGCAG TGCTCAAAGACCTGCCACACAGATGATCACGATAATTACCAACAGAGGACAGTCGAGTGTATGACTGACGGTAGATCTTCTCCTGGTGAATGCGATTTAGCATCAAAGCCGTACAAATACAAGCATTGCGCTCAGTCTTCGCCTTGCTCGA GACGTCTAGATCAATCCTGTGTGGACAGACATCCTGTCTTGTGTTTTCTCATACAGCATCCCAACTACTGGAAATACAAGTTTTGTTCAGCAAAAGAAATTAGACGAAAGTGTTGCAAAACTTGTTTGTTAGGGGAGATGAGAGGGTTAGTGGGTAAGTAG